The following proteins are co-located in the Legionella busanensis genome:
- a CDS encoding YceI family protein: MNWSQRLLRIIGLVFFSSLLFANNLPKWEILPDQSSLTFTAIQNNAPVSGQFRHFDGEIIADAKQYASSQININIDIASLSASYHDLIVMLLSADWFDVKKFPIANFKATHFNKVNKSTYTADGLLTIRNKTLPTTLTFTVDENDRGYTVVEGNTAIKRTLFGVGQGEWSDVSTVKDEVQINFKVVAQKIR, translated from the coding sequence ATGAATTGGTCACAAAGACTGCTAAGAATTATTGGTTTAGTTTTTTTCTCTTCCCTACTTTTTGCTAATAATTTGCCTAAATGGGAAATTTTACCTGACCAGAGCAGCTTAACTTTTACCGCCATTCAGAATAATGCGCCGGTGTCTGGCCAATTTAGGCACTTTGATGGTGAGATTATAGCTGATGCAAAACAGTATGCATCTAGTCAGATTAATATAAATATTGATATAGCCTCATTAAGTGCTTCTTATCATGACTTAATTGTAATGTTACTGTCAGCTGACTGGTTTGATGTAAAAAAATTTCCTATAGCTAATTTTAAAGCTACTCATTTTAATAAAGTTAACAAAAGCACTTATACAGCAGATGGATTATTAACGATTCGCAATAAAACTTTACCTACAACGCTAACCTTTACAGTAGACGAAAATGATAGGGGTTACACTGTGGTGGAGGGAAATACCGCCATTAAGCGAACGCTTTTTGGAGTTGGACAAGGCGAATGGTCCGATGTGAGCACTGTTAAGGATGAAGTACAAATTAATTTTAAAGTAGTTGCACAAAAAATAAGATAA
- a CDS encoding cytochrome b, translating to MHVKNTSSHYGLVAISLHWLLAIIVIAMLCVGLYMTSLDTSPEKLRLYGLHKAVGVIVLTLVTLRVLWRFVNITPQLTIPRWERNAALTVHWSLYILMFAMPLTGWLMSSAAGFPVSFFGLFTLPNLIAPNDYWRDFFAQAHEILSNILIALIVLHLFAALKHHFYDKDDTIRRMLP from the coding sequence ATGCATGTAAAAAACACCAGTTCTCATTATGGTCTAGTTGCTATTAGTTTGCATTGGCTTTTAGCTATTATTGTTATTGCTATGCTATGTGTTGGCTTATATATGACTTCCTTAGATACAAGCCCTGAGAAATTAAGATTATACGGTTTACATAAAGCAGTTGGAGTAATCGTTTTAACATTGGTTACTTTAAGAGTTCTATGGCGATTCGTAAATATCACGCCCCAACTCACAATACCCCGCTGGGAGAGAAATGCTGCTTTAACTGTCCATTGGTCGCTTTATATTTTGATGTTCGCTATGCCTCTTACCGGTTGGCTTATGTCATCTGCCGCTGGCTTTCCTGTTTCCTTTTTTGGTTTATTTACGCTTCCTAATTTAATTGCACCTAATGATTACTGGCGTGACTTTTTTGCCCAAGCGCATGAAATTTTATCTAATATTTTAATTGCCCTTATTGTATTGCATTTATTTGCTGCGTTAAAACATCATTTTTACGACAAAGATGATACAATACGGAGAATGCTCCCATGA
- a CDS encoding YceI family protein, translating to MLIFLKRFLGLLFIFTTLSAFAAEKWIFDNQHSYVQWTIKHLGFSYQTGKWFVNGEIMLDPKNPQNSKVIANINLANVITGIPELDKHLREKLFFDTAQYPIATFTSKQIDITGKNTAKVNGTLNLHGITKPVILEVTLNKMGKHPMKERMTAGFSATTTIKRSDFGMTNLQDALGDDVKIEIGAEAYQDNQASL from the coding sequence ATGCTTATTTTTTTAAAGCGTTTTCTTGGACTACTATTTATTTTCACTACTCTTTCTGCATTTGCAGCTGAGAAATGGATCTTTGATAATCAACATTCCTATGTTCAATGGACTATTAAACATTTAGGATTTTCTTATCAAACCGGCAAATGGTTTGTTAATGGCGAAATTATGCTTGATCCTAAAAATCCACAAAATAGTAAAGTCATTGCTAATATTAACCTTGCTAATGTTATTACTGGCATTCCTGAACTTGATAAACATTTACGGGAAAAACTGTTCTTTGATACCGCACAATATCCTATTGCGACTTTTACAAGTAAACAAATTGATATTACTGGTAAAAATACAGCTAAAGTAAATGGTACATTAAATCTACATGGTATTACGAAACCAGTTATTCTAGAGGTTACGCTAAATAAAATGGGTAAACATCCCATGAAAGAAAGAATGACAGCAGGATTTTCAGCTACAACAACAATTAAGCGCTCTGATTTTGGTATGACTAATTTACAAGACGCCCTAGGAGACGACGTCAAAATTGAAATTGGTGCTGAAGCATATCAAGATAACCAAGCTAGCTTATAA
- a CDS encoding DUF1328 domain-containing protein produces MSLLGWALVFLIVAIIAGAFGFRGAASAAAGIAKVLFFIFIIVFLVLLVMGLLGGGTPHVATP; encoded by the coding sequence ATGTCTTTATTAGGATGGGCACTAGTATTTTTAATAGTAGCCATTATCGCAGGTGCTTTTGGTTTCAGAGGAGCTGCTTCCGCTGCTGCCGGCATTGCTAAAGTACTTTTCTTTATATTTATCATTGTGTTCTTGGTACTGTTAGTAATGGGGCTATTAGGTGGTGGTACACCGCATGTAGCGACGCCTTAA